GATGAAAAAATGCATGCCCGTTCAACTGGTCCGTACAGTCTGGTGACACAACAGCCGCTGGGTGGTAAAGCTCAGTTTGGTGGTCAGCGTTTTGGTGAGATGGAGGTATGGGCACTGGAAGCTTATGGTGCCGCTTATACCCTGCAGGAAATGTTGACTGTGAAATCAGATGACGTAAACGGTCGCACCAAAATGTACGAAAACATTGTTAAAGGCGAATACAAAATCGATGCCGGTATGCCGGAATCTTTCAATGTGTTGTTGAAGGAAATTCGCTCTTTGGGCTTGGATATGGATTTGGAACGTTATTAACCGACACCGGTCGCATGCAGTAGCTGCTACTGCATGCGGCATCGTCAGGAGCAAATATGAAAGCTTTATCAGACTTATTTAATCCGCTGCAAAATGCCAGTGCCGAAGAAGAATTTGACGCGATCAAAATCGGTATTGCATCGCCGGATACCATTCGTTCTTGGTCGTACGGTGAAGTGAAAAAGCCGGAAACGATTAATTACCGTACGTTCAAGCCAGAACGTGATGGTCTCTTCTGTGCCAAAATTTTCGGCCCGATCAAAGATTATGAATGCTTGTGTGGTAAATACAAACGCCTGAAATTTCGCGGGGTAACCTGTGAAAAATGTGGTGTGGAAGTAACCTTGTCCAAAGTGCGTCGCGAACGCATGGGACATATTGAATTGGCTGCACCAGTAGCGCATATCTGGTTTCTGAAATCGTTACCATCCCGTTTGGGTATGGTGCTGGATATGACATTGCGTGATATTGAACGCATTCTGTATTTTGAAGCTTATGTGGTTACAGACCCGGGCTTGACTTCATTGCAGCCGCGTCAACTGCTCAGTGAAGAAGAGTACATCAGCAAATATGAAGAGTTTGGCGGTGATTTCGAAGCCAAAATGGGTGCTGAAGGTATCCGTGACCTGTTGCGCGCTATGGATATTGCGCATGAAGTGACGGTATTACGGCAGGAATTGGATTCCACCAGCTCCGATACCAAAATCAAGAAAATTGCGAAACGTCTGAAAGTACTGGAAGCCTTCCAACGTTCCGGCATGAAGCTGGAATGGATGATTATGGACGTGTTGCCAGTATTGCCACCGGATCTGCGTCCGCTGGTACCGCTGGATGGTGGTCGTTTTGCTACTTCTGACTTGAATGATCTGTATCGCCGTGTCATCAACCGTAATAACCGTTTGAAACGCTTGCTTGAATTGCGTGCACCAGACATCATCGTACGCAATGAAAAACGTATGCTGCAAGAAGCGGTTGATTCACTTTTGGATAATGGTCGTCGTGGTAAAGCCATGACCGGGGCCAATAAGCGTCCGTTGAAATCACTGGCCGACATGATTAAAGGTAAGGGCGGTCGTTTCCGTCAAAACTTGCTGGGGAAACGTGTGGATTATTCCGGCCGTTCGGTGATTACCGTGGGACCGTATCTGCGTCTACACCAGTGTGGTCTGCCGAAAAAAATGGCTTTGGAGCTGTTCAAACCATTTATTTTCCATAAACTGGAACAACTTGACCCAACTGTCACCACCATCAAAAAAGCCAAAAAGATGGTGGAACAGGAAGAGCCGATTGTATGGGATATTCTCGAAGATGTGATTCGTGAACATCCAATATTGCTTAACCGTGCTCCAACCTTGCACCGTCTGGGTATTCAGGCGTTTGAACCGATTCTGATTGAAGGTAAGGCTATTCAGTTGCACCCATTGGTTTGTACTGCGTTCAATGCTGACTTTGACGGTGACCAGATGGCGGTACACGTACCATTGAGTCTGGAAGCGCAAATGGAAGCACGCACTCTGATGCTGGCTTCTAATAACGTGTTGTCACCAGCCAATGGTGATCCGATTATTGTACCGTCACAGGATATCGTCTTGGGTCTGTATTACATGACCCGCGACAAAATTAACGGTAAAGGTGAAGGTAGCCTGTTTGCCGATGTGAAAGAAGTTCATCGTGCTTATCAGACCCGTCAGGTTGAGCTCGGTACCAAAATTACCGTGCGTCTGCGCGAATGGGTGAAAAACGGTCAGGATGAGTTTGTGCCCGTGGTAAATCGCTACGAAACCACCGTTGGTCGTGCGTTGCTGTCAGAAATTTTGCCTAAAGGCCTGTCGTTCGAACACATTAACAAAACGCTGAAGAAAAAAGAAATTTCTAAGCTGATTAATGCTTCGTTCCGTCGTTGTGGCTTGCGCGATACCGTCATCTTTGCTGACCATCTGATGTATACCGGTTATGCGTTCTCTACTCGTGCTGGTATCTCCATCTGTGTAGATGACATGCTGGTGCCAGAAAGCAAACCACAGTTGCTGGCTGAAGCCAATGCCGAAGTGAAAGAGATTGAAGACCAGTACCGTCAGGGTTTGGTTACCAACGGCGAACGTTACAACAAAGTTGTCGATATCTGGGGTCGTACCGGTGATAAGATCGCCAAAGCGATGATGGATAATCTGTCTACCCAGAAAGTGGTTGACCGTGACGGCAATTTGGTTGATCAGGAATCCTTCAACTCCATCTACATGATGGCTGACTCAGGTGCCCGTGGTTCTGCGGCGCAGATTAAACAGCTATCTGGTATGCGTGGTTTGATGGCGAAACCAGATGGTTCCATTATTGAAACACCGATTACTTCCAACTTCCGCGAAGGCTTGACCGTATTACAGTACTTTATTTCTACCCACGGTGCACGTAAGGGTCTGGCCGATACGGCGCTGAAAACCGCGAACTCTGGTTATCTGACTCGCCGT
This portion of the Snodgrassella alvi genome encodes:
- the rpoC gene encoding DNA-directed RNA polymerase subunit beta', translating into MKALSDLFNPLQNASAEEEFDAIKIGIASPDTIRSWSYGEVKKPETINYRTFKPERDGLFCAKIFGPIKDYECLCGKYKRLKFRGVTCEKCGVEVTLSKVRRERMGHIELAAPVAHIWFLKSLPSRLGMVLDMTLRDIERILYFEAYVVTDPGLTSLQPRQLLSEEEYISKYEEFGGDFEAKMGAEGIRDLLRAMDIAHEVTVLRQELDSTSSDTKIKKIAKRLKVLEAFQRSGMKLEWMIMDVLPVLPPDLRPLVPLDGGRFATSDLNDLYRRVINRNNRLKRLLELRAPDIIVRNEKRMLQEAVDSLLDNGRRGKAMTGANKRPLKSLADMIKGKGGRFRQNLLGKRVDYSGRSVITVGPYLRLHQCGLPKKMALELFKPFIFHKLEQLDPTVTTIKKAKKMVEQEEPIVWDILEDVIREHPILLNRAPTLHRLGIQAFEPILIEGKAIQLHPLVCTAFNADFDGDQMAVHVPLSLEAQMEARTLMLASNNVLSPANGDPIIVPSQDIVLGLYYMTRDKINGKGEGSLFADVKEVHRAYQTRQVELGTKITVRLREWVKNGQDEFVPVVNRYETTVGRALLSEILPKGLSFEHINKTLKKKEISKLINASFRRCGLRDTVIFADHLMYTGYAFSTRAGISICVDDMLVPESKPQLLAEANAEVKEIEDQYRQGLVTNGERYNKVVDIWGRTGDKIAKAMMDNLSTQKVVDRDGNLVDQESFNSIYMMADSGARGSAAQIKQLSGMRGLMAKPDGSIIETPITSNFREGLTVLQYFISTHGARKGLADTALKTANSGYLTRRLVDVTQDLVVVEDDCGTNDGFVMKAVVQGGDIIESLRDRVLGRVTAEDVVDPTSGETLVDAGTLLNESLVDLIDNSGVDEVKVRTPITCKTRHGLCAKCYGRDLARGKLVNAGESVGVIAAQSIGEPGTQLTMRTFHIGGAASRAAAASQVEAKSGGTVRFSSQMRYVANNKGELVVIGRSSEIVIHDDIGRERERHKVPYGALLQVKDGGIVKAGQTLATWDPHTRPMITEFAGRVRFENIEEGVTVAKQTDDVTGLSTLVVIDGKRRSSTQSKLLRPTVKLLDDKGEEIRMAGSETAVSMAFPVGAVITVREGQEVGKGDVLARIPQASSKTRDITGGLPRVAELFEARTPKDVGMLAEVTGTVSFGKETKGKQRLIITDADGVAYETLISKEKQVLVHDGQVVNRGEVIVDGAVDPHDILRLQGIEALARYIVQEVQEVYRLQGVKISDKHIEVIIRQMLRRVNIADAGDSHFITGEQVERGDVMIANEKLLAEGKEPVRFDNVLLGITKASLSTDSFISAASFQETTRVLTEAAIMGKRDDLRGLKENVIVGRLIPAGTGLTYHRSRRQKWQEQVAAEAADKGE